AATGGGTGCGGGTTATCTCGGTCGGCGAATGCACAATTCATCTCATCACTCCAGAGCAAAACTTCTAGCTCGTAAGTGCCGGCGTCCTGATTTATCCAGCCCGTCACATCCGATACGTTGCACGTATGGTATGGCGGGTGACCGGTGTCGTCTGTCCAGAACCTCGCACCAGTATTAAACGAGTCACCTAACCTCCCAAACCACGCACCAACAACTTCTCCGGTCTCCGGCTTGAAGATGGTGGAGCCACGCAGATTAGATACGAGATCTCCACTGATGAAATTCATCAGATCAGCGTTGGCCGCTGTTGTGATAGCGAAGCACATGGCAATCGTGAGTAGCGTTCTCATCGTTTTCCCCGTCTTGGAATTGTGGTTACACGACATTCAGTACACCAGGATTACGCAAGGCTGTCCAGCAAAGCGGAGTGGATCTGTCGCAGGTTCCTTGGCTGGCAAAAGTAAATC
This genomic stretch from Pirellulaceae bacterium harbors:
- a CDS encoding PEP-CTERM sorting domain-containing protein yields the protein MRTLLTIAMCFAITTAANADLMNFISGDLVSNLRGSTIFKPETGEVVGAWFGRLGDSFNTGARFWTDDTGHPPYHTCNVSDVTGWINQDAGTYELEVLLWSDEMNCAFADRDNPHPFYGPRRYLITQDTYENSSVTFAVPEPSSITLMALAGLFLLRFRRRA